A section of the Castanea sativa cultivar Marrone di Chiusa Pesio chromosome 12, ASM4071231v1 genome encodes:
- the LOC142620748 gene encoding uncharacterized protein LOC142620748, with product MAETRSTAYINESIASLRTTTDPHAHSLQEITNQLNANTQQLNAINVALQKSLAKSVRLEFPRFRGEDPATWVYKANQYFNFYHTPLSERLLMASFHMDGDALVWFQDCETSGLFVAWESFVEALLTRFGSFAYEDPMEALTRLRQTSNVIHYKGKFEALSNRIRDLSENHKLSCFLSGLRDEIRLPVKMLNPKTLNEAFGLAKIQEEYVMSSRKFLKSSSLELSKPSILGPRPNTKLDSKFKMPLQKLSPAQMEERRKKGLYFNCDEKFQPGHHCKSAKLFLLEGLCPFQGSSSNVQLVELNDNDSSLNPVSDMPHLVSVEFGPNMGEPEITLYALLGSPSPSTMRIRGTINGHWVTILIDTGSTHDFLDAAILPKLQLHLDTIISLEVKVANGETIKTKGVCLDVKVAMQGHVFFVDLNVLPLGDCELVLGTQRLRSLGMIQWDFLALSMQFMHLGRSVTLFGLHPSNSTLQEGEHFFRKPIRKRIFLQIVSLGSGTSPSQPACDPLIEKLLLEFASVFDTPIGLPPSKGHEHQILLKDGTAPICQRPYSPSQSPFSSPVLFVRKADGFWRMCTDYRALNQATIKDKFPIPVVDELLDELAGSTIFFKLDLRSSYHQIRMKEEDIPKTAFRTHDGHYEFLIMPFVFSPTLELHLQHLRSVLGLLQHHQLYAKRSKCAFGCPEVEYLGHIISGNGVSIDPRKTIAMEAWPTPNSVKALKGFLGLTADKAFLRLKLAVSKPPVLALPDFSQPFIIECDASGGGLGAVLMQHRRPIAFHSQVLKGKALQLSTSEKELLALVTAVHKWRPYLLGRPFIIKTDQQSLKYILEQRIATPSQQKWLTKLLGYLFVVEYKKGCENKVVDALSRRIESDLVPEDASVFCTSVHSPCLCLISFPSPWIEELKASYQSYPEMQQLLHQLQFGSTSSRFFSLQNGLILYKGRVYLDSHSGLKSKVLHLVHDSPLGGHSGFLKSFHRLKQDFFWVGMKSDLKLHIRECGIC from the exons ATGGCTGAAACTCGATCTACTGCGTATATCAATGAATCCATTGCATCCTTACGTACCACCACAGACCCCCATGCCCACTCTCTTCAAGAAATCACCAATCAACTGAATGCCAATACCCAACAGTTGAACGCCATTAATGTTGCCTTACAAAAG AGCTTGGCTAAAAGTGTGCGACTTGAATTTCCAAGATTTAGAGGAGAGGATCCAGCGACGTGGGTATACAAAGCTAATCAATACTTCAATTTCTATCATACCCCTTTGAGTGAGAGGCTTTTGATGGCTTCTTTTCATATGGATGGTGATGCTTTAGTCTGGTTTCAAGATTGTGAAACATCTGGGTTGTTTGTGGCTTGGGAGAGCTTTGTGGAGGCCCTGTTAACCAGATTTGGTTCATTTGCCTATGAGGATCCTATGGAGGCATTGACAAGGTTGCGACAAACAAGTAATGTGATTCATTACAAAGGGAAATTCGAAGCTCTCTCCAACAGAATCAGGGATTTGTCTGAGAATCATAAATTAAGTTGTTTTCTCAGTGGCCTTAGAGATGAAATTAGGCTACCTGTAAAAATGCTTAATCCAAAAACTCTTAATGAGGCTTTTGGTTTGGCTAAAATTCAAGAGGAATATGTGATGAGTAGTAGGAAATTTCTAAAATCATCCTCATTGGAATTGTCTAAACCTTCAATTCTCGGACCAAGACCTAATACTAAGTTGGActccaagttcaagatgcctttACAGAAATTGTCACCAGCACAAATGGAAGAGAGGAGGAAGAAAGGGCTCTACTTTAATTGTGATGAGAAATTTCAACCTGGACACCATTGTAAGTCTGCTAAGCTCTTTTTGTTGGAAGGCCTTTGCCCCTTTCAAGGTTCTAGTTCTAATGTACAATTGGTGGAACTTAATGATAATGATAGTTCATTAAATCCTGTTTCTGATATGCCTCATCTTGTATCTGTTGAGTTTGGACCTAATATGGGTGAACCAGAGATTACATTGTATGCTCTTTTAGGGAGCCCTTCACCTAGTACAATGAGAATTAGGGGCACAATTAATGGTCATTGGGTTACCATCTTGATTGACACTGGTAGCACTCATGACTTCCTTGATGCTGCCATCCTTCCCAAACTACAATTGCATTTGGATACTATTATTTCATTGGAGGTTAAGGTAGCTAATGGAGAAACAATTAAGACCAAGGGTGTTTGTTTAGATGTTAAAGTGGCTATGCAAGGTCATGTCTTTTTTGTGGACCTGAATGTCTTACCCTTAGGAGATTGTGAGTTGGTCTTAGGCACTCAACGGCTTAGGTCCTTGGGTATGATTCAATGGGATTTTTTGGCATTATCAATGCAATTCATGCATCTTGGCAGATCTGTTACCTTGTTTGGTTTGCATCCTTCTAATTCTACTCTTCAAGAAGGTGAACATTTCTTTAGGAAGCCTATTAGGAAGAGAATTTTTCTGCAGATAGTTTCATTGGGTTCAGGAACTTCTCCATCTCAGCCAGCTTGTGATCCTCTGATTGAGAAGCTGTTGCTGGAGTTTGCCTCAGTTTTTGATACACCCATAGGTTTACCACCTTCTAAAGGGCATGAACATCAAATTCTTTTAAAGGATGGCACTGCTCCAATTTGCCAAAGGCCTTATAG CCCTAGCCAAAGCCCTTTTTCTTCTCCAGTATTGTTTGTGAGGAAGGCAGATGGTTTTTGGAGAATGTGCACTGACTATAGGGCTTTGAATCAAGCTACAATCAAAGATAAGTTTCCTATTCCTGTAGTTGATGAGTTATTGGATGAGCTTGCTGGTTCCACCATTTTCTTTAAGCTTGATTTAAGATCAAGTTACCATCAGATTCGTATGAAGGAGGAGGATATCCCAAAGACTGCCTTTAGGACACATGATGGACACTATGAGTTCTTAATTATGCCATTTG TTTTTAGCCCAACCTTAGAGCTTCATCTTCAACATCTTAGATCAGTGTTGGGGCTGCTGCAACATCACCAATTGTATGCCAAGAGAAGCAAATGTGCCTTTGGCTGCCCAGAGGTAGAATATTTGGGTCATATTATTTCTGGTAATGGTGTTAGCATTGATCCGAGGAAGACTATTGCTATGGAGGCCTGGCCAACTCCTAATTCTGTCAAAGCTTTGAAgggatttttgggtttgactG CGGATAAGGCTTTCCTACGACTCAAGTTAGCTGTTAGTAAGCCTCCAGTTCTTGCTCTGCCTGATTTTAGCCAACCCTTCATAATTGAATGTGATGCATCAGGGGGTGGTTtaggagctgttttgatgcagcaCCGAAGACCAATTGCATTTCACAGTCAAGTTCTCAAGGGCAAAGCTTTGCAATTGTCTACTTCTGAAAAAGAGTTGTTAGCATTGGTCACAGCAGTGCATAAATGGAGACCATATCTCTTAGGCAGGCCATTTATTATTAAAACTGATCAACAAAGCTTGAAGTATATCCTAGAGCAGAGAATTGCTACCCCTTCTCAACAGAAATGGCTAACTAAGTTGTTAGGGTATTTGTTTGTGGTGGAATATAAAAAAGGATGTGAGAACAAAGTTGTTGATGCCTTATCTAGGAGGATTGAATCAGATCTTGTTCCTGAGGATGCTTCTGTATTCTGCACTTCAGTGCACTCTCCCTGCTTGTGTTTGATTTCCTTTCCAAGTCCTTGGATTGAGGAATTGAAGGCTAGCTATCAATCTTACCCTGAAATGCAGCAACTGCTGCACCAACTGCAATTTGGTTCAACTAGTTCTAGATTCTTTTCCCTGCAAAATGGTTTGATTTTGTACAAAGGGAGAGTTTACTTGGACTCGCACAGTGGGTTGAAGTCTAAAGTGCTTCATTTGGTTCATGACAGCCCTTTGGGAGGCCATTCTGGTTTCCTCAAATCTTTCCATAGATTGAAACAGGACTTCTTTTGGGTAGGCATGAAATCAGACTTGAAGTTGCATATCAGGGAATGTGGTATCTGCTAG